The following proteins are encoded in a genomic region of Sporichthya brevicatena:
- the trmB gene encoding tRNA (guanine(46)-N(7))-methyltransferase TrmB, whose protein sequence is MSPSVSTPGPPPPGPFQPRSWRNRGRMSDEHRARLAERAAALALPNPATAAAWAPTVLDIGFGYGESLLALAQARPDARVLGVDVHSPGQLRAMDALVDAGLDDGTVRVLPADVTALLPALTPSSLELVQAFHPDPWPKRRHAARRLLRPTVLARITELLRPGGVLHVVIDNDTYAGSVRETTADIPALQEIPAPEVPETKYGRRARAAGRTVHSMAWTRQT, encoded by the coding sequence GTGAGCCCCAGCGTCTCCACCCCGGGCCCGCCGCCCCCGGGGCCGTTCCAGCCGCGCAGCTGGCGCAACCGCGGCCGGATGTCCGACGAGCACCGCGCCCGGCTCGCCGAGCGCGCCGCCGCGCTCGCGCTCCCCAACCCCGCGACCGCCGCGGCCTGGGCACCGACCGTGCTCGACATCGGCTTCGGGTACGGGGAGTCGCTCCTCGCGCTCGCCCAGGCCCGACCCGACGCCCGGGTGCTCGGCGTCGACGTCCACTCCCCCGGTCAGCTGCGGGCGATGGACGCCCTCGTCGACGCCGGCCTCGACGACGGGACCGTGCGGGTTCTCCCCGCGGATGTCACGGCGCTGCTCCCGGCTCTGACGCCGAGTTCGCTGGAGCTCGTGCAGGCGTTCCACCCCGACCCGTGGCCGAAACGGCGGCACGCCGCCCGCCGGCTGCTGCGGCCGACCGTGCTCGCGCGGATCACCGAACTGCTGCGCCCGGGCGGTGTGCTCCACGTCGTCATCGACAACGACACCTACGCCGGGTCGGTGCGTGAGACGACGGCGGACATCCCGGCCCTGCAGGAGATTCCGGCCCCCGAGGTGCCCGAGACCAAGTACGGGCGCCGCGCCCGCGCCGCCGGGCGGACGGTCCACTCGATGGCGTGGACCAGGCAGACCTGA